One Candidatus Zymogenus saltonus DNA segment encodes these proteins:
- a CDS encoding trypsin-like peptidase domain-containing protein yields MMIEGGQNLLRTLALNGEGRTVEAGDDSGGTDSESRKTPISDNNFESVDPPDALDAYSRAVISVVENVGPSVVSIKVKKDSTTGSYGGEGAGSGVVIAPDGFVLTNDHVVSGAKELSVTLIDGNSFSARMVGSDPGTDLAVVRVMTDKMPHAILGDSDRIRVGQLVIAIGNPLGFQNTVSTGVVSALGRSIRGRSGKLIENVIQTDVPLNPGNSGGPLVDSRGRVIGINTAMIYMAQGISFTVPINTARWVVSEIITHGKVKRYYLGITGHSRPVDRRIQRHFGIDTPSAVEVMGVVKGGSAATAGISEGDLIVAIENKEIGSVDDIHRILVGLPKSPKLKITVIRVIKGKMQKLEVVVVPKEA; encoded by the coding sequence ATGATGATCGAAGGAGGGCAAAACCTTTTGAGGACGCTGGCCCTGAATGGCGAGGGGAGGACTGTGGAGGCAGGAGACGATTCCGGCGGGACTGATAGCGAGTCTAGAAAGACTCCGATTTCAGATAACAATTTCGAATCGGTCGATCCGCCCGACGCCCTGGACGCCTATTCGAGGGCGGTTATTTCGGTCGTGGAAAACGTCGGCCCGTCGGTGGTCAGCATCAAGGTAAAGAAGGATTCCACAACAGGCAGTTACGGTGGCGAGGGTGCCGGATCAGGCGTTGTCATAGCCCCGGACGGCTTCGTCCTCACCAACGATCACGTCGTCTCCGGGGCGAAGGAACTCTCCGTGACCTTGATTGATGGAAACAGTTTCTCAGCAAGGATGGTGGGCTCCGATCCGGGGACGGATCTCGCCGTCGTCCGGGTGATGACCGATAAGATGCCCCACGCAATCCTCGGAGATTCGGATCGCATTCGTGTGGGCCAGCTCGTGATCGCCATCGGGAACCCCCTCGGATTTCAGAACACCGTATCCACCGGCGTTGTCTCCGCCCTGGGGAGATCGATCAGGGGGAGATCAGGAAAGCTGATCGAAAATGTGATTCAGACCGATGTCCCCTTAAATCCAGGAAACTCGGGCGGCCCCCTCGTGGACAGCAGGGGACGCGTCATCGGGATAAACACCGCAATGATCTACATGGCCCAGGGGATAAGCTTCACCGTGCCGATAAATACGGCCAGGTGGGTCGTAAGCGAGATCATCACCCACGGCAAGGTGAAGCGTTACTATCTTGGAATAACGGGGCATTCAAGGCCGGTTGACCGCCGCATCCAGAGACATTTCGGCATCGATACTCCCTCTGCGGTCGAGGTCATGGGCGTGGTTAAGGGGGGGTCGGCTGCCACGGCTGGAATCTCGGAGGGTGATTTGATCGTGGCAATCGAAAATAAAGAGATAGGGAGCGTCGATGATATTCACAGAATATTGGTGGGGCTTCCGAAAAGCCCCAAGCTCAAGATTACCGTTATAAGGGTCATCAAGGGAAAGATGCAGAAGCTGGAAGTTGTTGTTGTCCCCAAAGAGGCATAG
- a CDS encoding NYN domain-containing protein: MHVIIDGYNVIMTAAEYGAVSGRKMRAARSGLINDLIRYRKVRGHAVTVVFDAVKAGGVERVVERSAGINVIFTKGEERADDVIVELVEKAAGVERVVVTSDREVVRASERRGAASISSESFIEKMSAAIGSGDGREVDDERERGKTGRSRSRGETSLNKL, encoded by the coding sequence GTGCATGTTATAATCGACGGCTACAACGTGATCATGACCGCGGCCGAATACGGCGCCGTTTCAGGGAGGAAGATGAGAGCGGCCAGAAGCGGGTTGATCAACGACCTGATCAGGTATAGAAAAGTCAGGGGGCACGCCGTTACCGTGGTCTTTGACGCGGTTAAGGCGGGGGGAGTCGAGAGGGTGGTTGAGAGGAGCGCAGGGATAAACGTGATTTTCACGAAGGGGGAGGAGAGGGCCGACGACGTGATCGTTGAGCTTGTGGAGAAGGCGGCGGGGGTGGAGCGGGTGGTCGTGACGTCGGACAGGGAGGTTGTCAGAGCCTCGGAGCGCCGGGGCGCCGCTTCGATCTCGTCCGAGAGTTTTATAGAGAAGATGAGCGCGGCGATAGGCTCAGGGGATGGAAGGGAGGTCGATGACGAACGGGAGCGGGGAAAAACTGGTCGATCGAGGAGCCGCGGGGAAACGTCTCTCAACAAGTTGTGA
- a CDS encoding dephospho-CoA kinase — translation MIAGLTGGIASGKSSAGKILAELGAKIVDSDVLARVVVEPGRPALAKIVERFGDGVIAEDGTLDREKLRDIVFKDGKALNDLNAIIHPEVFREIQREIADYRNSTPKVPLVLDIPLLYEAGAEAIVDVVVVVYVDRETQIKRLMARDGFSRSDAENRIDKQMDLEEKKRRAEFVVDNTGSLDDLRRETENVFKELMELMGRAR, via the coding sequence CTGATTGCAGGTCTTACGGGGGGAATCGCCAGCGGGAAGAGCAGCGCTGGGAAGATATTAGCTGAACTTGGAGCCAAGATAGTGGACTCGGATGTGCTTGCAAGGGTAGTCGTGGAGCCGGGAAGGCCGGCCCTTGCAAAGATAGTTGAGAGGTTCGGGGACGGGGTAATCGCAGAAGACGGGACCCTCGACAGGGAAAAGCTGAGGGACATAGTCTTTAAGGACGGAAAGGCCTTAAACGATCTCAACGCCATAATCCACCCGGAGGTCTTCAGGGAGATCCAGCGTGAGATCGCTGACTACCGGAATTCAACTCCCAAGGTTCCGCTCGTTCTTGACATCCCGCTACTCTACGAGGCCGGGGCGGAGGCCATCGTTGACGTCGTCGTGGTGGTCTACGTCGACCGTGAGACGCAGATAAAAAGGCTCATGGCGAGGGACGGTTTTTCCCGTTCCGATGCTGAAAACAGGATAGACAAGCAGATGGACCTCGAAGAGAAGAAGAGGAGGGCGGAGTTCGTGGTCGACAACACAGGGAGCCTCGATGACCTGAGGAGGGAGACTGAAAACGTCTTTAAAGAGCTGATGGAGCTTATGGGCAGGGCTCGATAG